The Chryseobacterium oranimense genome contains the following window.
ACGAATGAAGACTGGCTGCAGGAATCTGAAAATGAGTGGTTCCGGCTGTTTAAAGATGATAAAAAGCCACTGGCCCAATTGGTCTGGATCAAAGGACAGGAGGTTTCGGAAATTCTCTGGGTACTGCCTCACTGCATTTGCGACGGAACTTCTCTTGTCACGATGATGACAGAACTGCTTGCTTTACTGGATGATCCTGCTGTGGAGCTGAAACCTTATGAGGTATTCAACTCTGTAGACGATTTTCTGCCTTTGGATTTCGATATGAAAAGAAAGAAACGCAAAGCCCGTTTTTATCTGATGATGGGGCGACTCTTTTTTCTTATGCAGCGTAAAAGTAAGACCAGAAATTTTGGCAACAATTATGTTGTTCATTGGAAGCTGAATTCAGATACAACTGCGGAAATAACGGAAAAGGCCAAAGCTCATGGTGTTTCTGTACATGCTTTGCTCTGTTCTTCGTTTATGCAGGCTTTTAGGGATATTCAGGGAAATCTTGCCAAAGGAAAGGTGATCAGTCCTGTGGATGTCCGTCATTTTATTCCGGAGATCAGGAAAGATCATGTATTTGCTTTCGCGCCAACCGTTGAACTGTCATTAAAAAAAGGAAGTACAGGCATTCTGGATAATGCGAGACAGATCAAAAAAGATCTTGTAGAAAAAATAG
Protein-coding sequences here:
- a CDS encoding condensation domain-containing protein; protein product: MIRRNLMMVERIMYVDPETPVNCVFTAKIKGNIPEENFKAALEKIQQKHPLLRTRIDNSSEKYPFFIEEKEMGPIPLRIVERKTNEDWLQESENEWFRLFKDDKKPLAQLVWIKGQEVSEILWVLPHCICDGTSLVTMMTELLALLDDPAVELKPYEVFNSVDDFLPLDFDMKRKKRKARFYLMMGRLFFLMQRKSKTRNFGNNYVVHWKLNSDTTAEITEKAKAHGVSVHALLCSSFMQAFRDIQGNLAKGKVISPVDVRHFIPEIRKDHVFAFAPTVELSLKKGSTGILDNARQIKKDLVEKIGKMEARELLWMGEQMHPVVNRMVSMLKSTKGGHDVTLSNMGKINIPGDYKNFKVETIISPTVAFPWLNSNTLVATTYNQQMDFTFMSNEHFLPKEEAVTIKDKAIELLTSSL